In one window of Desulfonatronum thioautotrophicum DNA:
- the tssK gene encoding type VI secretion system baseplate subunit TssK, with the protein MMADGPIYWHQGLFLQPQHFQILNQQFSETLAPLVTNLIPYHWGVAGLKVNDAALAAGRFELAEIMVLLPKTAQMLHVPGNAVCGGRQLAMESIPVDGSLTVYVGLRAMKPGEPNVTVAESLSQMVAAPTRLTVPVEPESVPDGYGDGPPAQIRRMSYVLNVIFENELDQAGDLDLVPIARLTREGDRAALDASFVPPCLTLSGSAALAALLKELRDRVLGKARQLEGYKNLSGGVNTDFTLLLMALRTLSRFAARLDHAVENHCLSPWNAYGMLRELVAELSVFSLDISALGENWQDEKLVPDYAHTDLGRCFRGVRDVIVSLLEGISAGPRFVTRFEFKDPSWVADIPNQILAETRTSGGEYWLVLHSELMDPQAMRESASQMLKLSATSAMGSLLVRALPGIPLAASDSPPAGMPRRHGAIYFRIGRESPLWSEIEKNGSIALHWTEAPEDLDAQLAVLTR; encoded by the coding sequence ATGATGGCCGACGGCCCGATCTACTGGCATCAGGGGTTGTTTTTGCAACCCCAGCATTTTCAGATTCTCAATCAGCAGTTTTCGGAAACACTGGCTCCTCTGGTTACGAATTTGATCCCCTATCATTGGGGTGTAGCCGGCCTCAAGGTCAATGACGCGGCTCTGGCTGCCGGACGTTTTGAGTTGGCCGAGATCATGGTGCTGTTGCCCAAGACAGCACAGATGCTGCACGTTCCCGGCAATGCGGTGTGCGGTGGGCGGCAGCTGGCCATGGAGTCCATTCCGGTGGATGGTTCACTGACGGTTTATGTGGGGCTCCGGGCCATGAAGCCGGGGGAACCCAATGTGACCGTGGCCGAATCTCTTTCCCAAATGGTCGCGGCCCCCACGAGACTGACCGTACCTGTGGAGCCGGAGAGCGTTCCTGACGGTTACGGCGATGGACCGCCGGCGCAAATTCGGCGCATGTCCTATGTCCTGAACGTCATCTTTGAAAACGAGCTGGATCAAGCCGGAGATCTCGACCTGGTTCCGATAGCCAGGCTGACCCGGGAAGGGGATCGGGCGGCACTGGATGCGTCCTTTGTGCCGCCATGCCTGACCCTTTCCGGCTCCGCGGCACTGGCCGCGTTGCTGAAGGAACTGCGGGACCGGGTGCTGGGCAAGGCCCGGCAACTGGAGGGCTACAAGAATCTTTCAGGAGGCGTGAACACGGACTTCACCCTCCTGCTCATGGCATTGCGCACCCTTTCCCGGTTTGCGGCCCGTCTGGATCATGCCGTGGAAAATCACTGCCTGTCTCCCTGGAACGCCTATGGCATGCTCCGGGAACTGGTGGCGGAACTGTCGGTTTTTTCCCTGGACATCAGCGCGTTGGGAGAAAACTGGCAGGACGAAAAGCTGGTCCCGGATTACGCCCACACGGATCTTGGTCGCTGTTTTCGCGGTGTTCGGGACGTGATAGTTTCCCTGCTTGAAGGTATTTCCGCTGGTCCACGATTCGTGACCCGCTTCGAGTTCAAGGATCCTTCCTGGGTCGCGGATATTCCCAACCAGATTTTGGCCGAAACCAGGACGTCCGGTGGCGAGTACTGGCTGGTGTTGCACTCCGAACTCATGGATCCCCAGGCCATGCGTGAATCGGCCTCCCAGATGCTCAAACTTTCTGCCACCAGCGCCATGGGGTCGCTGTTGGTTCGCGCCCTGCCGGGTATTCCCCTGGCTGCATCCGACAGCCCGCCCGCGGGCATGCCGCGTCGCCACGGGGCCATTTATTTCCGCATCGGCCGGGAAAGCCCTCTTTGGTCGGAAATCGAGAAAAACGGCAGCATCGCGTTGCACTGGACAGAGGCCCCGGAGGATCTGGACGCGCAATTGGCCGTGCTGACCAGGTAG
- a CDS encoding DotU family type IV/VI secretion system protein: MALIDDFLPALAFAAMLGSEPNLADTPYATARADMDRLLQQGMDRAYRRDTAQAEQALFAVCAFADEAVLASSWPGRTEWMRNKLQQVHFHTVNAGEEFYKRLAGLCGKSAREPLDMSLFENLEQSPVSAQRDVLEVYVACLTLGFTGRYFGPEGRSTLQELTKANLENLQSGRQLSEERLFPEVYEREISKSRTELFAPSLQLILLFTVPAVLALGIYLAYAAMLSDFVATWLGALG, translated from the coding sequence ATGGCCCTGATCGATGACTTTCTTCCGGCCCTGGCTTTCGCGGCCATGCTCGGTTCGGAGCCAAATCTGGCGGACACTCCTTACGCTACAGCGCGGGCCGATATGGATCGCCTGCTCCAACAGGGCATGGATCGGGCCTATCGCCGCGATACGGCCCAGGCTGAGCAGGCTCTTTTCGCCGTCTGCGCCTTTGCCGACGAGGCCGTCCTGGCATCCAGTTGGCCGGGACGTACCGAGTGGATGCGCAACAAGCTCCAACAGGTGCACTTCCACACCGTCAATGCCGGGGAGGAATTCTATAAGCGTCTGGCCGGGCTCTGCGGCAAGTCAGCCCGGGAGCCTCTGGACATGTCCCTGTTCGAAAATCTGGAGCAGAGCCCGGTTTCGGCCCAGCGTGACGTCCTGGAAGTCTACGTGGCCTGTCTGACCCTGGGTTTCACCGGCCGCTATTTCGGCCCCGAAGGTCGCTCCACCCTGCAGGAACTGACCAAAGCCAATCTGGAAAATTTGCAAAGCGGGCGACAACTCTCGGAAGAGCGTCTTTTTCCAGAAGTGTATGAACGCGAAATATCCAAGAGTCGGACGGAACTGTTTGCGCCAAGCCTGCAGTTGATCCTGCTCTTCACGGTGCCTGCGGTTCTGGCCTTGGGAATCTATCTGGCCTACGCCGCCATGCTTTCCGATTTTGTGGCCACATGGCTGGGGGCGTTGGGATGA
- a CDS encoding type VI secretion protein IcmF/TssM N-terminal domain-containing protein, with protein MTKLLFTALKIFLLLALTVATTVGALFLADYMQWPRWIVGVAVVGVFFVVFLVLFLRRYYYRRREEQFVKRVVDQDQASIQAAPAHERRRLQELQDRWTAAVDTLRSSRLRHRGDPLYTLPWFMIFGETGSGKSTAVSHARLTTILTDVGPTKGISSTKNCDWWFFENAVVLDSAGRYAVPLEDEDREEWERFLTLMAKYRRKEPLNGLIVTLPADRLLSDDADALVAYGRSIRMRMDQLMRVLGARFPVYVLVTKLDLVMGMTALAELLPESQRGQAMGLLNPSDQRAPEDFLGEAMVHIARRLKDLRLLLATRTGVVGGRAALFPDEFERLGPRIRAFIEGAFHENPYQETPYFRGLFISSGRQSGLSRSGILGGLETFKDRQWRLPDTGMGLFLHDFFAAILPKDRYGFRMLGEYLSWRRATTNLALGAWMLLLLTIIGLSSLSYVQIRKAMQPVYETFPNAPSMGADLAQDMVTIGLMRDRIAKMQGDLHARIWPRMGFYQGHAALGGLKNHYAHWFRDYILTPTDETMGQKFVNLGMRDQEDVLAPYLQYLVWRIDTLLARETGRPRPDTPGQEGPIEALALAFGGRLPYVAAFFPDMYRSYAAWERDLGILQRERQEMQMWANQIIELEGRDLRWMVDWASARPNLPDVTLGDFWSGLGQVHDEPRVPGAFTAQGKAEIGRLLEQVVQAASDPEAFARRKQDFWIWYAVQFADAWQIFRDHFDLGMDKLLTREDWLKTSASMATLDNPYFNLINRMRDEHRAIEGLRFDPTMINQFHREFEFLVETYRAKQMGATLDTRISEKLTQLEARVFHLEDSLAASEHFGEYMKQLQVLQQAAATMDGAFRFASQNFGLTGDQSPEDVAMAAVNTMAQLLVKGQAAEWRDFWKFVEGPLLFQITLITYETACALNDVWESQVTSEIVNVPQRELWPQLFGDRGLVPPFLSGPAQHFLRRTQDGWAPATWLGIPFPFRDEFLAFLDQGSVRRQQIQPKYTVPISTLPTNVNREAKSEPYQTTLTLQCAAQQQTLENFNFPNALDFIWEPATCDEVNLRIFFREATLSQSWTGEWAFRDFLRDFRAGRKMYTPDDFPQQKSILEGLNVQQIQVNFSIRNAEPVLGIQDLPPLRVPAQVAHCWAGLGAGTLRPDTLAATTQTPPVSPSADARPGQEAAPATPDTSPPAATHPAPGNVQNATERQPGAPADPAELAAPPAGGDQ; from the coding sequence ATGACCAAGCTCCTCTTCACCGCGTTAAAGATCTTTCTCCTCCTGGCTCTGACCGTGGCCACCACGGTGGGGGCACTGTTCCTGGCGGACTATATGCAATGGCCGCGCTGGATCGTGGGCGTGGCTGTTGTCGGAGTGTTTTTCGTGGTGTTTCTGGTGCTGTTTTTGCGCCGGTACTACTATCGTCGGCGGGAAGAACAGTTCGTCAAGCGGGTGGTCGATCAGGACCAGGCGTCCATTCAAGCCGCTCCGGCTCATGAACGCCGGAGGCTCCAAGAGTTGCAGGACCGATGGACCGCCGCGGTGGACACCTTGCGCTCCTCCCGGCTGCGTCACCGTGGGGACCCTCTCTACACTTTGCCCTGGTTCATGATTTTCGGGGAGACGGGTTCAGGAAAATCCACCGCGGTATCCCATGCCCGATTGACCACCATCCTGACGGATGTCGGCCCGACCAAGGGCATTTCCAGCACCAAAAATTGCGACTGGTGGTTTTTCGAGAATGCCGTGGTGTTGGATTCCGCCGGGCGATATGCCGTTCCCCTGGAAGATGAAGACCGGGAGGAATGGGAACGGTTTTTGACCCTGATGGCCAAGTACCGACGCAAGGAGCCGCTCAACGGGCTGATCGTGACCCTTCCGGCGGACCGGCTTCTCAGCGATGACGCGGACGCCCTGGTTGCCTACGGACGATCCATCCGGATGCGCATGGATCAATTGATGCGGGTTCTGGGGGCCAGGTTTCCGGTGTATGTCCTGGTGACCAAGCTGGATCTGGTCATGGGCATGACCGCCCTGGCAGAGTTGCTTCCTGAATCCCAGCGCGGCCAGGCCATGGGGTTGCTCAATCCTTCGGATCAGCGGGCGCCGGAGGACTTTTTGGGCGAAGCCATGGTCCACATCGCTCGCAGACTGAAGGATCTTCGTCTGCTGCTGGCCACCCGAACCGGGGTTGTCGGTGGACGTGCCGCCTTGTTTCCGGATGAATTCGAGCGACTGGGGCCGCGCATCCGGGCCTTTATCGAGGGCGCGTTCCACGAAAATCCCTATCAGGAAACCCCCTATTTTCGGGGACTGTTTATTTCCAGCGGGCGGCAGTCGGGCTTGTCTCGATCCGGGATTTTGGGGGGGCTGGAAACCTTCAAGGACCGGCAATGGCGTTTGCCGGATACCGGGATGGGGCTTTTCCTGCATGACTTTTTCGCCGCGATCCTGCCCAAGGATCGCTATGGCTTCCGCATGCTGGGAGAGTACCTCTCCTGGCGCAGAGCAACGACCAACCTGGCCCTGGGCGCCTGGATGCTCCTGCTGTTGACGATTATCGGACTGTCCAGTCTTTCCTATGTCCAGATCCGCAAAGCCATGCAGCCCGTGTACGAGACATTCCCCAACGCACCATCCATGGGGGCTGATTTGGCCCAGGATATGGTCACCATCGGTCTGATGCGCGACCGGATCGCCAAAATGCAGGGTGATCTCCATGCCCGTATCTGGCCGAGAATGGGATTTTATCAGGGGCATGCGGCCCTGGGCGGACTGAAAAACCACTATGCCCATTGGTTTCGGGATTACATCCTCACGCCGACGGACGAAACCATGGGGCAGAAGTTCGTGAATCTGGGCATGCGTGACCAGGAGGACGTGCTTGCCCCGTACCTGCAGTACCTGGTCTGGCGAATCGATACGCTTCTGGCCCGGGAAACCGGCAGGCCTCGACCGGATACCCCGGGTCAGGAGGGGCCCATTGAGGCTTTGGCTCTGGCTTTTGGTGGACGCTTACCTTATGTGGCGGCCTTTTTTCCGGACATGTACCGTTCCTACGCAGCCTGGGAGCGTGATCTGGGGATTTTGCAGCGGGAACGCCAGGAAATGCAAATGTGGGCCAACCAGATCATCGAGCTGGAAGGCCGGGATTTGCGTTGGATGGTGGACTGGGCCTCCGCCCGCCCCAACCTTCCGGACGTGACCCTGGGAGACTTTTGGAGCGGGTTGGGGCAGGTGCATGATGAACCCCGGGTTCCGGGAGCCTTCACCGCCCAGGGCAAGGCCGAAATTGGTCGTCTCCTGGAGCAGGTGGTCCAGGCTGCCTCGGACCCGGAGGCCTTTGCCCGGCGCAAGCAGGACTTCTGGATCTGGTACGCGGTCCAATTCGCCGATGCCTGGCAGATTTTCCGGGATCATTTCGATCTGGGCATGGACAAGCTGCTCACCAGGGAAGATTGGCTGAAAACCAGTGCCAGCATGGCCACCCTGGACAATCCCTACTTCAATCTGATCAACAGAATGCGCGACGAACACCGGGCTATCGAAGGGCTGCGCTTTGACCCGACCATGATCAATCAGTTTCATCGGGAATTTGAGTTCCTGGTGGAGACGTATCGGGCCAAGCAGATGGGCGCCACGCTGGACACCAGGATTTCCGAGAAACTCACGCAACTCGAAGCCCGGGTGTTTCACCTGGAGGACAGCCTGGCGGCTTCAGAGCATTTCGGGGAGTACATGAAGCAACTGCAGGTGCTGCAGCAGGCTGCCGCGACCATGGATGGCGCATTTCGTTTCGCCTCACAGAATTTTGGCTTGACCGGGGACCAGTCTCCGGAAGACGTGGCCATGGCCGCGGTGAATACCATGGCCCAGTTGCTGGTCAAAGGCCAGGCCGCGGAATGGCGGGACTTTTGGAAATTCGTCGAGGGGCCATTGCTGTTCCAGATCACGCTGATCACGTACGAGACGGCATGTGCACTCAATGACGTGTGGGAATCGCAAGTGACATCGGAAATCGTGAATGTCCCCCAACGCGAACTCTGGCCGCAGCTGTTCGGTGACCGTGGTCTGGTGCCGCCGTTTTTGTCCGGTCCGGCCCAGCACTTTTTGCGCAGGACTCAGGATGGTTGGGCTCCCGCAACCTGGCTGGGCATCCCGTTTCCATTCCGGGACGAGTTTCTTGCCTTTCTGGATCAGGGCTCCGTGCGTCGCCAGCAGATCCAACCAAAATATACCGTGCCCATCAGCACCTTGCCCACCAATGTGAACCGGGAAGCCAAAAGCGAACCCTACCAGACCACCCTGACCCTGCAATGCGCGGCCCAGCAGCAGACATTGGAAAACTTCAACTTTCCCAATGCCCTGGACTTTATCTGGGAGCCGGCCACCTGTGACGAGGTCAACCTCCGCATCTTTTTTCGGGAGGCCACGTTGTCCCAGAGTTGGACCGGCGAATGGGCATTTCGGGATTTTTTGCGGGACTTCCGTGCCGGGCGCAAGATGTACACTCCGGACGATTTTCCGCAGCAGAAAAGCATTCTGGAAGGCTTGAACGTGCAGCAAATTCAGGTCAACTTCTCGATTCGGAATGCGGAACCGGTCCTGGGCATCCAGGACCTGCCTCCTCTGAGAGTGCCTGCTCAGGTTGCGCACTGTTGGGCCGGCCTTGGAGCCGGTACGCTGCGTCCGGACACCTTGGCCGCCACCACTCAAACCCCTCCGGTTTCCCCGTCTGCTGATGCGCGACCTGGACAGGAAGCCGCACCGGCCACACCCGATACATCTCCGCCCGCGGCGACTCATCCAGCGCCCGGCAACGTCCAGAATGCCACGGAACGGCAACCCGGCGCTCCGGCCGATCCCGCTGAGCTGGCCGCTCCACCAGCGGGAGGTGATCAGTGA
- a CDS encoding AMIN domain-containing protein, with protein MSALHSPRAPWLMLLAFILCAMTFFSLAVGRDVGLVAALFDPQSEVTLKEEIQRLVSRWGGQEGVVEQDVGALLPNDGPTTASGAEAVPVFRAPIQQPPAPEPSPGSPDAPGPPSPSPQPDGPGNVLNHSFSQVEGGFEAIFQADRPIPRPNVFFIGAPARWVVDIPGDWRNMARFNNNIADGFIRQVVLGEHDDYLRIVFHYRNRELLRPAQPPALSRQDNSLAVTLTPPNDN; from the coding sequence GTGAGCGCCCTGCATTCCCCGCGGGCGCCTTGGCTGATGCTGCTCGCATTTATTCTGTGCGCCATGACGTTTTTCTCCTTGGCCGTAGGGCGGGATGTGGGGTTGGTCGCCGCGCTGTTCGATCCCCAGAGTGAAGTAACCTTGAAAGAGGAGATCCAGCGCCTTGTTTCCCGCTGGGGAGGGCAGGAGGGTGTGGTTGAACAGGATGTTGGCGCCCTTCTCCCAAACGACGGGCCGACGACCGCGAGCGGTGCTGAAGCGGTTCCCGTCTTTCGGGCTCCGATTCAGCAGCCGCCGGCTCCAGAACCATCCCCGGGGAGCCCGGATGCTCCGGGCCCACCCTCTCCGTCGCCCCAGCCGGATGGGCCGGGAAACGTGTTGAACCATTCCTTCAGCCAGGTCGAGGGCGGCTTTGAAGCCATATTTCAGGCCGACCGCCCGATTCCCCGCCCCAATGTGTTCTTCATCGGCGCACCGGCCCGATGGGTCGTGGATATTCCCGGGGATTGGCGCAACATGGCCCGTTTCAACAACAACATTGCCGACGGATTTATCCGTCAGGTGGTCCTTGGAGAGCATGATGACTACCTGCGTATCGTCTTCCATTACCGAAACAGGGAACTGCTTCGTCCAGCCCAGCCCCCGGCGCTCTCCCGTCAGGACAACAGCCTGGCCGTGACGCTCACCCCGCCAAATGACAACTGA
- a CDS encoding type VI secretion system Vgr family protein, with translation MPQPRENAFTFVSQALPEDTFTVVRFNGEEGLSTLYRFDILLVSQRRNVDLTAILQNPATFTIKGAISGSADLPFHGILSAFEMMHQVGDSVFYRAELRPKLWWLTQTHHNQVFLGKTNEEFLTAVLEDAGLTSGLDFEFRYKHKYPAWEFVCQYGESHYQFLSRWLERNGVYYWFDQGGVSEKMIASDTLIAHTSLPGHETFRYSPPSGLDADETGRVVKRFTLKQSPMPKSILVRDYSYMKPSLPLEGKARVQDGGRGDIYFYGEHFLDNAEGDRLAGIRADEYHCREKVFHGLSSIPAVRPGYTFELERHFHEAFNTKYLTTMVRHEGSQERYLLGGLGGGEQGVKDELFYRNTFACIPADIQYRPPRITAKPRMAGSLSAKIDAAGSGKYAELDRYGRYKVILPFDLSGRRDGKASAWLRMATPYAGADHGMHFPLLKGTEVLIGFIDGDPDRPIIQAAVPNQETPNVVTEGNAPHNALRTAGGSEMVFSDIRGSQAIGVALPAGAARLVMTNADDEDASQTAGDGDGEGETGEQSKKKSTVEIWGDSIRNVALENKVENTIGQAFSFFGGIKNDVSVGVKGSVDASLAWGASLTTKFDYDRGERVGFGTDGYSLDDNKALVGTDQVTLRGGANFATRGALRKLKTAFGLTCAASVGGAVAASASIKENDQFSGLTKGQKWGLAGTGIGFAAVWAGITALTRSAIAALKASDLTGYAANIKLGDAGVNIDVKNGVNPGAGFEAKVGLVPPQQSSIAISSGGNSVRLNNKSTASLSLNNGQTVSATTPGGRLTLSPAKATVQYAQNSLRAAADGTDIVGGTAKLRLDPGKALLSAPGGSSSLLLNPGGIKLKFPLLNAGALKVTSTGMISLG, from the coding sequence ATGCCTCAACCCCGAGAAAATGCGTTCACCTTCGTCAGCCAAGCCCTGCCCGAGGATACCTTCACGGTGGTTCGGTTCAACGGGGAAGAGGGACTGTCCACTCTCTATCGCTTTGACATCCTGCTGGTCTCCCAACGGCGGAATGTCGACCTGACCGCCATTCTCCAAAATCCGGCCACGTTCACCATCAAGGGGGCGATTTCCGGTAGCGCGGATCTGCCGTTCCATGGGATTTTGTCCGCGTTCGAGATGATGCACCAGGTGGGCGACAGCGTTTTCTATCGTGCCGAGCTCAGGCCAAAGTTGTGGTGGCTGACCCAGACACACCACAACCAGGTTTTTTTGGGCAAAACCAATGAGGAATTTCTCACCGCGGTACTGGAGGACGCCGGCTTGACTTCGGGTCTGGATTTCGAGTTTCGCTACAAACACAAGTATCCCGCCTGGGAGTTCGTTTGTCAGTACGGGGAGTCGCACTACCAGTTTCTGTCCCGATGGCTGGAACGCAACGGCGTGTACTACTGGTTCGATCAGGGAGGCGTCTCGGAAAAGATGATTGCATCGGACACGCTGATTGCCCATACATCGCTTCCCGGGCATGAGACCTTCCGCTATTCCCCGCCCTCCGGCCTGGATGCAGATGAAACCGGCAGGGTCGTCAAGCGATTTACCTTAAAGCAGAGCCCTATGCCGAAAAGTATTCTGGTACGGGATTACAGCTACATGAAACCAAGTCTGCCTCTGGAAGGCAAGGCTCGCGTTCAGGATGGGGGACGGGGGGATATCTATTTCTATGGTGAGCACTTTTTGGATAATGCCGAGGGTGATCGCCTGGCCGGTATTCGAGCCGATGAATACCACTGTCGGGAGAAGGTTTTTCATGGTCTGTCCTCCATTCCGGCAGTACGCCCTGGTTACACCTTCGAGCTGGAACGTCACTTTCATGAAGCCTTTAATACCAAGTACCTGACTACCATGGTGCGCCATGAGGGCAGTCAGGAGCGGTATCTGCTCGGGGGGCTCGGCGGCGGGGAGCAAGGGGTAAAAGATGAGCTGTTCTACCGCAACACGTTTGCATGCATCCCCGCGGATATTCAGTATCGTCCGCCGCGGATCACGGCCAAGCCGCGCATGGCTGGTTCGCTGTCGGCAAAGATAGATGCCGCCGGTAGTGGAAAATACGCCGAACTGGACAGATACGGCCGATACAAGGTGATCCTGCCTTTTGATCTCTCCGGCCGCCGTGACGGCAAGGCTTCCGCCTGGCTACGCATGGCCACGCCGTACGCTGGAGCTGATCACGGCATGCATTTTCCCTTGCTCAAAGGGACGGAAGTGCTGATTGGATTTATTGACGGCGACCCGGATCGCCCGATCATTCAGGCCGCTGTGCCCAACCAGGAAACCCCGAATGTGGTCACGGAGGGCAATGCGCCGCATAATGCATTGCGCACGGCCGGGGGCAGTGAGATGGTCTTTTCCGATATCCGCGGTTCCCAGGCCATCGGCGTGGCCTTGCCGGCCGGTGCCGCCCGGCTGGTCATGACCAACGCTGATGACGAGGATGCAAGCCAGACAGCCGGCGATGGAGACGGGGAAGGGGAAACTGGAGAGCAATCCAAGAAAAAAAGTACGGTGGAAATTTGGGGGGACAGCATCCGCAACGTCGCGCTGGAAAACAAGGTCGAAAACACCATCGGTCAGGCTTTTTCATTTTTTGGCGGGATCAAGAATGATGTTTCGGTCGGAGTCAAGGGCAGTGTGGATGCCTCGTTGGCATGGGGGGCGTCCTTGACGACGAAGTTCGATTATGACCGAGGTGAACGGGTAGGTTTTGGAACGGACGGCTACTCCCTGGACGACAACAAGGCCTTGGTGGGGACGGATCAGGTAACTCTCCGGGGAGGTGCCAACTTTGCGACGCGGGGGGCGCTGCGCAAGCTGAAAACCGCTTTCGGCCTGACCTGTGCCGCATCCGTGGGCGGCGCCGTGGCGGCATCCGCCAGCATCAAAGAGAATGACCAGTTTTCAGGTTTGACCAAAGGCCAGAAATGGGGCCTGGCGGGCACGGGTATCGGCTTTGCCGCTGTCTGGGCCGGCATCACCGCCTTGACGCGCAGCGCCATCGCGGCCCTCAAGGCTTCTGATCTGACCGGCTATGCCGCGAATATCAAGCTCGGGGACGCAGGTGTGAATATCGACGTGAAAAACGGAGTGAACCCTGGAGCCGGCTTTGAAGCCAAGGTCGGACTTGTTCCTCCGCAGCAGTCGTCGATCGCCATCTCCAGCGGCGGAAACAGCGTGCGGCTGAACAACAAGTCTACGGCTTCGCTCAGCCTGAACAACGGTCAGACGGTTTCCGCGACGACGCCGGGAGGGCGGTTGACGCTGAGTCCCGCCAAGGCCACGGTGCAGTATGCTCAAAACAGCCTGCGGGCCGCCGCTGATGGAACTGATATTGTGGGCGGCACGGCAAAGCTTCGCCTGGATCCCGGCAAGGCGCTGCTTTCCGCGCCTGGCGGCAGTTCCTCCCTCCTTTTGAACCCCGGCGGCATTAAACTCAAGTTTCCCCTGCTCAACGCTGGTGCGCTGAAAGTGACCAGCACCGGGATGATCAGTCTCGGGTAG